Proteins from a genomic interval of Perognathus longimembris pacificus isolate PPM17 chromosome 14, ASM2315922v1, whole genome shotgun sequence:
- the Tomm20l gene encoding TOMM20-like protein 1 isoform X3 yields MPCVRPVLGLLAALAACGAVAFLAYCVYFDRKRRGDPAFRRHLRDKRRARQPRTQARDAQLWDLATNEKLQERFLKEVQMAELWLSRGEHGMGVQHLSNALSVCTQPEKLLHVFKRTLPPKVFQMLLHKIPLICQQFEANMNEQECLEDDSD; encoded by the exons ATGCCGTGCGTCCGCCCGGTCCTCGGCCTCCTGGCCGCCCTGGCCGCTTGTGGCGCCGTGGCCTTCCTGGCCTACTGTGTCTACTTCGACCGGAAGCGGCGTGGTGACCCGGCGTTCAGGCGCCACCTGCGGGACA AGAGAAGAGCCAGGCAGCCCCGGACCCAGGCGCGGGACGCGCAG TTGTGGGATCTGGCAACGAATGAAAAACTGCAAGAACGTTTTCTGAAAGAGGTACAGATGGCAGAGCTTTGGTTATCTAGAG GAGAGCATGGAATGGGGGTACAACATCTCAGCAATGCCCTTTCAGTATGTACACAACCTGAAAAGCTTCTCCATGTTTTCAAACGCACACTTCCTCCTAAAGTATTTCAGATGCTATTGCACAAAATCCCCCTTATCTGCCAG CAATTTGAGGCAAACATGAATGAACAGGAATGCTTGGAGGATGATTCTGATTGA
- the Tomm20l gene encoding TOMM20-like protein 1 isoform X1, which yields MPCVRPVLGLLAALAACGAVAFLAYCVYFDRKRRGDPAFRRHLRDKRRARQPRTQARDAQLWDLATNEKLQERFLKEVQMAELWLSRGEHGMGVQHLSNALSVCTQPEKLLHVFKRTLPPKVFQMLLHKIPLICQLITLHG from the exons ATGCCGTGCGTCCGCCCGGTCCTCGGCCTCCTGGCCGCCCTGGCCGCTTGTGGCGCCGTGGCCTTCCTGGCCTACTGTGTCTACTTCGACCGGAAGCGGCGTGGTGACCCGGCGTTCAGGCGCCACCTGCGGGACA AGAGAAGAGCCAGGCAGCCCCGGACCCAGGCGCGGGACGCGCAG TTGTGGGATCTGGCAACGAATGAAAAACTGCAAGAACGTTTTCTGAAAGAGGTACAGATGGCAGAGCTTTGGTTATCTAGAG GAGAGCATGGAATGGGGGTACAACATCTCAGCAATGCCCTTTCAGTATGTACACAACCTGAAAAGCTTCTCCATGTTTTCAAACGCACACTTCCTCCTAAAGTATTTCAGATGCTATTGCACAAAATCCCCCTTATCTGCCAG CTGATCACACTTCATGGTTGA
- the Tomm20l gene encoding TOMM20-like protein 1 isoform X2 — protein MPCVRPVLGLLAALAACGAVAFLAYCVYFDRKRRGDPAFRRHLRDKRRARQPRTQARDAQLWDLATNEKLQERFLKEVQMAELWLSRADHTSWLRISLMLLVRLRTIHVGLLVFEQSAKQYRLH, from the exons ATGCCGTGCGTCCGCCCGGTCCTCGGCCTCCTGGCCGCCCTGGCCGCTTGTGGCGCCGTGGCCTTCCTGGCCTACTGTGTCTACTTCGACCGGAAGCGGCGTGGTGACCCGGCGTTCAGGCGCCACCTGCGGGACA AGAGAAGAGCCAGGCAGCCCCGGACCCAGGCGCGGGACGCGCAG TTGTGGGATCTGGCAACGAATGAAAAACTGCAAGAACGTTTTCTGAAAGAGGTACAGATGGCAGAGCTTTGGTTATCTAGAG CTGATCACACTTCATGGTTGAGAATAAGCCTTATGTTGTTGGTCAGACTCAGAACCATTCATGTTGGACTCTTAGTTTTTGAACAAAGTGCAAAACAATACAGACTCCACTAG